The following proteins are co-located in the Bradyrhizobium sp. AZCC 2176 genome:
- a CDS encoding class I fructose-bisphosphate aldolase: MNLADLNKVALAMVTPGKGILAADESSGTIKKRFDAIKVESTEENRRDYREMLFRSTEAMSKYVSGVILYDETIWQNAKDGTPLVKLIEQSGAIPGIKVDEGTQALPQCPGELVTIGLDKLAERLKKYYERGARFAKWRAVIDIGAGIPSMTAINVNAHALARYAALCQAAQIVPIVEPEVLMDGDHDIDRCYDVTQRVLNKTFQELRVQRVELEGMVLKPNMAISGKKCAKQAPIEEVAEKTVRLLKACVPAAVPGIAFLSGGQSDEEATAHLNAMNRISGLPWKLTFSYGRALQAAPQKAWSGKAENIAAGQRAFTHRARMNALASKGEWDTGLEKKVA; this comes from the coding sequence ATGAATCTTGCTGACCTCAATAAGGTTGCCCTCGCCATGGTCACCCCGGGCAAGGGCATTCTCGCCGCCGACGAATCCTCGGGCACGATCAAGAAGCGTTTTGACGCCATCAAGGTCGAATCGACCGAGGAGAACCGCCGCGACTATCGCGAGATGCTGTTCCGTTCCACCGAGGCGATGAGCAAGTACGTCTCGGGGGTGATCCTTTACGACGAGACGATCTGGCAGAACGCCAAGGACGGCACGCCGCTGGTCAAGCTGATCGAGCAGTCCGGCGCGATCCCCGGCATCAAGGTCGATGAGGGGACGCAGGCGCTGCCGCAGTGTCCGGGCGAACTGGTCACCATCGGCCTCGACAAGCTCGCCGAGCGCCTGAAGAAATATTACGAACGCGGCGCGCGCTTTGCGAAGTGGCGCGCGGTGATCGACATTGGCGCGGGAATTCCATCGATGACCGCGATCAACGTCAACGCGCATGCGTTGGCGCGCTATGCGGCGTTGTGCCAGGCCGCGCAGATCGTTCCCATTGTGGAGCCGGAAGTGCTGATGGACGGCGATCACGACATCGACCGCTGCTATGACGTGACCCAGCGTGTGCTGAACAAGACGTTCCAGGAATTGCGGGTCCAGCGCGTCGAACTCGAAGGCATGGTACTGAAACCCAATATGGCTATTTCAGGCAAGAAGTGCGCGAAGCAGGCTCCCATCGAGGAAGTCGCCGAAAAAACCGTGCGGCTGTTGAAGGCGTGTGTTCCCGCCGCTGTCCCCGGCATCGCCTTCCTTTCCGGCGGGCAATCCGACGAGGAGGCGACCGCGCATCTGAACGCCATGAACCGGATCAGCGGCCTGCCCTGGAAGCTGACATTCTCTTATGGCCGCGCGCTGCAGGCGGCGCCGCAAAAGGCATGGTCGGGTAAGGCCGAGAATATCGCTGCGGGCCAGCGCGCCTTCACGCACCGTGCGCGGATGAACGCGCTGGCAAGCAAGGGCGAGTGGGACACCGGCCTGGAAAAGAAGGTCGCCTAG
- a CDS encoding cell division protein ZapA, whose product MSHINVTINGRQYRMACEEGQEVRLLKLAESLETRVGELRGKFGEIGDARLTVMAALTVCDELLDSNARIRALEGELETLRNVRVAAADRAKATQVAVANALNAAADRIEKTTQMLNRTIGSGVAIG is encoded by the coding sequence ATGAGCCACATCAACGTCACCATCAATGGCCGGCAGTACCGCATGGCCTGCGAGGAAGGGCAGGAAGTGCGGCTCTTAAAGCTCGCCGAGAGCCTTGAAACGCGGGTCGGAGAATTGCGCGGCAAGTTCGGCGAAATCGGCGATGCGCGGCTGACGGTGATGGCCGCGCTCACCGTGTGCGATGAATTGCTCGACTCCAACGCGCGCATCCGCGCGCTGGAGGGCGAACTCGAAACCCTGCGCAACGTTCGCGTCGCCGCCGCCGACCGCGCCAAGGCCACCCAGGTCGCGGTCGCCAACGCACTCAACGCCGCGGCCGACCGCATCGAAAAGACCACGCAGATGCTGAACCGCACCATCGGCAGCGGCGTCGCGATCGGGTGA
- the gap gene encoding type I glyceraldehyde-3-phosphate dehydrogenase, which yields MAIRVGINGFGRIGRNILRAIAESGRNDIEVVGINDLGPVETNAHLLRFDSVHGRFPGTVTVDGDSLSLGNGKIKVSAERDPSKLPWKALGVDIALECTGIFTAKDKASAHLTAGAKRVLVSAPADNADATIVFGVNHDTLTKDHLIVSNGSCTTNCLAPVAKVLNDTVGIETGFMTTIHAYTGDQPTLDTLHKDLYRGRAAAMSMIPTSTGAAKAIGLVLPELKGKLDGVAIRVPTPNVSVVDLKIVAKRETDVKEINAAMKRASEQQLKGILGYTTAPNVSIDFNHDPHSSTFHEDQTKVQNGTLVRVMSWYDNEWGFSNRMADTAVAMGKLL from the coding sequence ATGGCAATCCGCGTCGGGATCAACGGATTTGGCCGCATCGGCCGCAATATCTTGCGCGCCATCGCCGAATCCGGCCGCAACGATATCGAGGTGGTCGGGATCAACGATCTCGGCCCGGTCGAGACCAATGCCCACCTGCTGCGCTTCGATTCCGTGCATGGCCGCTTCCCCGGCACGGTGACCGTCGATGGCGACTCACTCAGCCTCGGCAATGGCAAGATCAAGGTCTCCGCCGAGCGCGATCCCTCCAAGCTGCCCTGGAAGGCCCTCGGCGTCGATATCGCGCTGGAATGCACCGGCATCTTCACCGCCAAGGACAAGGCTTCCGCGCATCTGACCGCCGGCGCCAAGCGCGTGCTGGTCTCGGCGCCCGCCGACAACGCCGACGCCACCATCGTGTTCGGCGTCAACCATGACACCCTGACCAAGGATCACCTGATCGTTTCCAACGGCTCCTGCACCACCAACTGCCTCGCGCCCGTTGCCAAGGTGCTGAATGACACGGTGGGCATCGAGACCGGCTTCATGACCACGATCCACGCCTATACCGGCGACCAGCCCACCCTCGACACGCTGCACAAGGATCTCTACCGCGGCCGCGCGGCGGCGATGTCGATGATCCCGACCTCCACGGGTGCTGCCAAGGCGATCGGCCTCGTGCTGCCGGAACTAAAGGGCAAGCTCGACGGCGTCGCGATCCGCGTGCCGACCCCGAACGTCTCGGTCGTCGATCTCAAGATCGTCGCCAAGCGCGAGACCGACGTCAAGGAAATCAACGCGGCGATGAAGCGCGCCTCCGAGCAGCAGCTCAAGGGCATCCTCGGCTACACCACAGCGCCCAACGTCTCGATCGACTTCAACCACGATCCGCACTCGTCGACGTTCCACGAGGACCAGACCAAGGTGCAGAACGGCACGCTGGTGCGCGTGATGTCCTGGTACGACAATGAATGGGGTTTCTCCAACCGCATGGCCGACACCGCCGTCGCGATGGGGAAGCTGCTGTAA
- a CDS encoding phosphoglycerate kinase encodes MPKTFRTLDDVDVKGKRVLLRVDLNVPMENGRVSDATRLERVVPTISEISDKGGKVVLLAHFGRPKGRDDKDSLKPVAAALGRVIKKPVAFAEDCIGEAAAKAVAAMKDGDILCLENTRFHKEEEKNDPAFVAELAKLGDIWVNDAFSAAHRAHASTEGLGHKLPAYAGRTMQAELDALGKALEAPTKPVIAIIGGAKVSTKIDLLENLVTKVDALVIGGGMANTFLQAQGVGVGKSLAEKDLAATALRIIEKASAANCAIILPVDAVVAYHFAANSPSHAYGLDAIPPDGMILDVGPQSTARIHAAIDDAKTLVWNGPLGAFELTPFDRGTMVAARHAAERTKAKKLISVAGGGDTVAALNQAGVSGDFSYVSTAGGAFLEWMEGKPLPGVEVLKLR; translated from the coding sequence ATGCCGAAAACATTCCGCACCCTCGATGACGTCGACGTAAAGGGCAAGCGCGTGCTGCTGCGCGTTGACCTCAACGTGCCGATGGAGAACGGCCGCGTTTCCGACGCGACACGGCTCGAGCGTGTCGTACCGACCATCAGCGAAATTTCCGACAAGGGCGGCAAGGTCGTCCTGCTCGCCCATTTCGGAAGGCCGAAGGGACGCGACGACAAGGATTCGCTCAAACCCGTCGCGGCGGCGCTCGGGCGGGTCATCAAGAAACCGGTCGCCTTCGCCGAGGACTGCATCGGGGAAGCCGCGGCCAAGGCCGTGGCTGCGATGAAGGACGGCGACATTCTCTGCCTGGAGAACACCCGCTTCCATAAAGAGGAAGAGAAGAACGATCCGGCGTTTGTAGCCGAACTGGCCAAGCTCGGCGACATCTGGGTCAACGACGCCTTCTCGGCCGCGCACCGCGCGCATGCCTCGACCGAAGGCCTCGGCCACAAGCTGCCCGCCTATGCCGGCCGCACCATGCAGGCCGAGCTCGACGCGCTTGGCAAGGCGCTGGAAGCACCGACCAAGCCTGTGATCGCGATCATCGGTGGTGCCAAGGTATCGACCAAGATCGATCTTTTGGAAAACCTCGTGACAAAAGTCGACGCGCTGGTCATCGGCGGCGGCATGGCCAACACCTTCCTGCAGGCGCAGGGCGTCGGCGTCGGCAAGTCGCTGGCGGAGAAGGATCTCGCGGCGACCGCGCTGCGCATCATCGAAAAGGCCAGTGCCGCGAACTGCGCCATCATCCTGCCGGTCGACGCCGTGGTCGCCTATCACTTTGCCGCCAACTCGCCGTCGCATGCCTATGGGCTCGACGCCATTCCACCCGACGGCATGATCCTCGACGTCGGGCCGCAATCGACCGCGCGGATTCACGCCGCGATCGACGACGCCAAGACGCTGGTCTGGAACGGCCCGCTCGGCGCGTTCGAATTGACGCCGTTCGACCGTGGCACCATGGTGGCGGCGAGGCATGCGGCAGAGCGGACCAAGGCGAAGAAACTGATCTCTGTCGCCGGCGGCGGCGACACCGTCGCCGCGCTGAACCAAGCCGGCGTATCAGGCGATTTTTCCTATGTGTCGACTGCGGGCGGCGCGTTTCTCGAATGGATGGAAGGCAAACCGCTGCCCGGCGTGGAAGTTCTGAAACTGCGTTAG
- the tkt gene encoding transketolase: protein MTQVDHTRMANAIRGLAMDAVEKAKSGHPGLPMGTADIATVLFTQFLKFDATAPAWPDRDRFVLSAGHGSMLLYALLYLTGNKDMTLDQIKNFRQLGSKTPGHPENFETSGVETTTGPLGQGIAASVGMALAEKMLAAEFGKKVVGHHTYVLASDGDLMEGVSQEAIAMAGHWKLNKLIVLYDDNGISIDGPTSLADSVDQVKRFKSAGWAAELIDGQDPKAIAAAIARAQKSNKPSLIACKTTIGYGAPTRAGTAKAHGEALGADELKGAKEKLGISLEAFSVPDDVLKAWRAAGSRGAAARQEWESLFAELGPRKRAEFERRMRHERPAALSKALRAHKKALLESPQNVATRKSSESAIEAIAAAMPMEFLAGSADLTGSNNNKAKSAVAFSAKTPKGRFIHYGIREHGMAAAMNGIFLHGGFAPNGATFLVFTDYARPAMRLAALMGAGVVYVMTHDSIGLGEDGPTHQPVEHLAALRAIPNMRVFRPCDAVEVAECWELALNRIDGPTVLALTRQNLPQLRTSAPNDNPCAHGAYELVAAQGDAKVSLFASGSEVEVAVAAQKQLAERGIASRVVSVPSLELLLDQPADRQKAIIGNAPIRLAIEAGVRWGWDAVIGQDGEFIGMHGFGASAPAKDLFKHFGITAEAAVNAVLKRLG, encoded by the coding sequence ATGACGCAAGTCGATCATACCCGTATGGCCAATGCGATTCGCGGGCTTGCCATGGATGCCGTCGAAAAGGCGAAATCCGGCCATCCCGGCTTGCCGATGGGCACCGCCGACATCGCGACCGTGCTGTTCACACAGTTCCTCAAATTCGACGCGACAGCTCCGGCCTGGCCGGACCGCGACCGTTTCGTGCTCTCGGCCGGCCACGGCTCGATGCTGCTCTATGCCTTGCTGTACCTCACCGGCAACAAGGACATGACGCTCGACCAGATCAAGAATTTCCGTCAGCTCGGCTCCAAGACGCCGGGCCATCCGGAGAACTTCGAGACCAGCGGCGTCGAGACTACCACCGGCCCGCTCGGCCAGGGCATCGCCGCATCGGTCGGCATGGCGCTGGCGGAGAAGATGCTGGCCGCCGAGTTCGGCAAGAAGGTGGTCGGGCATCACACGTACGTGCTCGCCTCCGACGGCGACCTGATGGAAGGCGTATCGCAGGAAGCGATCGCGATGGCCGGCCACTGGAAGCTGAACAAGCTGATCGTGCTGTATGACGACAACGGCATTTCGATCGATGGCCCGACCTCGCTCGCCGATTCGGTCGACCAGGTGAAGCGATTCAAGTCCGCGGGCTGGGCGGCCGAGCTGATCGACGGCCAGGATCCGAAGGCGATTGCAGCCGCGATTGCCCGCGCGCAAAAATCCAACAAGCCCTCGCTGATCGCCTGCAAGACCACCATCGGCTACGGCGCGCCGACGCGGGCCGGCACGGCGAAGGCCCATGGCGAGGCGCTCGGCGCCGACGAACTCAAGGGCGCCAAGGAAAAGCTCGGCATCTCGCTCGAAGCCTTCTCGGTGCCTGACGATGTGCTGAAGGCGTGGCGTGCCGCAGGCAGCCGTGGCGCTGCCGCGCGCCAGGAGTGGGAAAGCCTTTTCGCCGAACTCGGCCCCCGCAAGCGCGCCGAGTTCGAGCGGCGGATGCGGCACGAACGGCCCGCCGCGCTTTCGAAGGCGCTGCGCGCCCACAAGAAGGCGCTGCTGGAATCGCCGCAGAATGTGGCCACGCGGAAATCGTCCGAATCCGCCATCGAGGCGATCGCGGCAGCGATGCCGATGGAATTCCTCGCCGGCTCCGCCGACCTCACCGGCTCCAACAACAACAAGGCCAAATCAGCAGTGGCGTTCTCGGCCAAGACGCCGAAGGGCCGCTTCATCCATTACGGCATCCGCGAGCACGGCATGGCGGCGGCCATGAACGGCATCTTCCTGCATGGCGGTTTTGCGCCGAACGGCGCGACGTTCCTGGTGTTCACCGACTACGCGCGGCCGGCGATGCGGCTCGCCGCGCTGATGGGCGCCGGCGTCGTCTATGTGATGACCCATGATTCGATCGGGCTTGGCGAAGACGGCCCGACACACCAGCCGGTCGAACATCTCGCGGCGCTGCGCGCGATTCCCAACATGCGCGTGTTTCGGCCCTGCGACGCCGTCGAGGTAGCCGAATGCTGGGAACTGGCGCTCAATCGGATCGACGGTCCGACGGTGCTGGCACTGACCCGCCAGAACCTGCCGCAACTCCGCACCTCAGCCCCGAACGACAATCCGTGCGCGCATGGCGCCTATGAGCTGGTCGCGGCACAGGGCGACGCCAAAGTATCGCTGTTCGCCTCGGGCTCGGAGGTCGAGGTCGCGGTGGCGGCCCAGAAGCAACTGGCGGAACGCGGCATCGCGTCGCGGGTGGTCTCGGTGCCCTCGCTCGAACTGCTGCTGGACCAACCGGCGGACCGGCAGAAGGCGATCATCGGCAATGCGCCGATCAGACTGGCCATCGAGGCCGGGGTACGCTGGGGCTGGGACGCCGTGATCGGCCAGGACGGTGAATTCATCGGGATGCACGGTTTCGGTGCCAGCGCGCCGGCCAAGGACCTTTTCAAGCACTTCGGAATTACCGCCGAGGCTGCGGTTAACGCTGTGCTGAAGCGGTTGGGGTGA
- a CDS encoding inositol monophosphatase family protein: MLYSALINVMVKAARRAGRSLKRDLGEIEHLQVSLKGPANFVTKADKRAEEMLYEDLAKARPGYGFIGEEGGSREGADKTHTWVVDPLDGTTNFLHGIPQFAISIGLRREDTIIAGVIYNPANDELYIAERGKGAFLNDQRLRVAGRRRLDECVVACGLPHIGRGDHQLALNEMAALQNKVAGFRRFGAASLDLAFVAAGRLDGYWERNLSPWDIAAGQIMVREAGGTVTGIEGKDDALKTGHVVCGNEFVHGELVKMLGPLGK, translated from the coding sequence ATGCTCTATTCCGCTCTTATCAACGTCATGGTGAAAGCCGCGCGCCGTGCCGGCCGCAGCCTCAAGCGCGACCTCGGCGAGATCGAGCATCTGCAGGTGTCGCTGAAGGGGCCGGCGAACTTCGTCACCAAGGCCGACAAGCGCGCCGAGGAAATGCTGTACGAGGACCTCGCCAAGGCGCGGCCGGGCTACGGCTTCATCGGCGAGGAAGGCGGCAGCCGCGAAGGCGCCGACAAGACCCACACCTGGGTCGTCGATCCCTTGGACGGCACCACCAACTTCCTGCACGGCATCCCGCAATTTGCGATATCGATCGGCCTGCGGCGCGAAGACACCATCATTGCCGGCGTGATCTACAATCCCGCCAATGACGAGCTCTACATCGCCGAACGCGGCAAGGGCGCGTTCCTCAACGACCAGCGGCTGCGCGTCGCCGGCCGCCGCAGGCTCGATGAGTGCGTGGTCGCCTGCGGCCTGCCGCATATCGGCCGCGGCGACCACCAACTGGCACTGAACGAAATGGCCGCGCTGCAGAACAAGGTGGCCGGCTTCCGCCGCTTCGGCGCCGCCTCGCTCGACCTCGCTTTTGTCGCCGCCGGCCGCCTCGACGGCTACTGGGAACGCAATCTCTCGCCTTGGGACATCGCGGCCGGGCAGATCATGGTGCGGGAAGCCGGCGGGACGGTGACGGGCATCGAGGGCAAGGATGATGCGCTGAAGACCGGGCACGTGGTGTGCGGGAATGAGTTCGTGCACGGGGAACTGGTGAAGATGCTGGGGCCGCTGGGGAAGTAG
- a CDS encoding DUF4164 domain-containing protein has product MGDRNANGAGNAEPVYADIEVATRRLMMALDALEAAAERRRDADRDENELASRIQALGADRSRLADELDGSLVKTRRLERTNREIAEKLDVAIGTIRAVLDAGEDE; this is encoded by the coding sequence ATGGGCGATCGTAACGCTAACGGGGCCGGCAATGCCGAGCCGGTCTATGCCGATATCGAGGTCGCGACGCGGCGCCTGATGATGGCGCTCGATGCGCTCGAGGCCGCGGCCGAGCGGCGGCGCGACGCCGACCGCGACGAGAACGAACTGGCGAGCCGGATCCAGGCGCTCGGCGCCGATCGCTCGCGGCTCGCCGACGAGCTCGACGGCTCGCTGGTGAAGACGCGGCGGCTGGAGCGCACCAACCGCGAGATCGCTGAAAAACTGGATGTCGCGATCGGCACCATCCGCGCGGTGCTCGATGCCGGAGAGGATGAATGA
- a CDS encoding thiamine phosphate synthase — MANKPVPPRPAPRLYLATPEVDDPSQLASQLPELLAAADVAAVLLRLKPTDQRTMISRVKALAPAIQNAGAALLLDGHVELVARAGADGAHLNGLAALEDAVPSLKPDRIAGVGGLATRHDSMAAGELGADYVLFGEPDANGQRPSVEAIAERLQWWDELFEPPCIGFAASREEAAEFAAAGADFVLVGDFIWTDPRGAKAALIDAGQALAQAHQAAFGKAKAGTDKAGTDKAGHG; from the coding sequence TTGGCCAATAAACCCGTTCCGCCGCGCCCGGCGCCGCGCCTCTATCTTGCGACGCCCGAGGTGGACGATCCGTCGCAGCTCGCAAGCCAGCTTCCGGAGCTATTGGCCGCGGCCGATGTCGCGGCGGTGCTGCTGCGGCTGAAGCCGACCGACCAGCGCACCATGATTTCGCGCGTGAAAGCGCTGGCGCCCGCAATCCAGAACGCCGGCGCGGCGCTGCTGCTCGACGGCCACGTCGAACTGGTGGCGCGCGCGGGCGCCGATGGCGCGCATCTGAACGGCCTCGCCGCGCTGGAAGATGCCGTGCCGTCGTTGAAGCCGGACCGCATTGCCGGCGTCGGCGGCCTTGCCACGCGGCACGATTCGATGGCCGCGGGTGAGCTCGGCGCCGATTACGTGCTGTTCGGCGAACCCGACGCCAACGGCCAACGGCCCTCGGTTGAAGCGATTGCCGAGCGCCTGCAGTGGTGGGATGAACTGTTCGAACCGCCTTGCATCGGCTTTGCCGCCTCGCGCGAGGAGGCTGCCGAATTCGCGGCCGCCGGCGCAGATTTCGTTCTGGTCGGCGATTTCATCTGGACTGATCCGCGCGGCGCAAAGGCGGCGCTGATCGATGCCGGACAGGCGCTCGCGCAAGCGCACCAGGCAGCGTTCGGAAAAGCCAAGGCTGGTACTGATAAGGCTGGCACGGATAAGGCGGGGCACGGATAA
- a CDS encoding tetratricopeptide repeat protein — MKLLRPISLLASLLMTMTGATAQISLTPPAAQPPAASPPAAKKEAPKPKAPTAAKKSAATPTPTPAPSAPPKPVVTTKPAATPTPSPSPTPAFEDPNVDLVYGAYQRGLYKTAFDLATTRAQYNGDAKAMTMLGELYANGLGIKRNYAKAAEWYQRAADAGDREGMFALAMMRLAGRGGPTNREQAVKLLASAAKLGNPKAAYNLALLYLDGNTLPQDVRRAAELLRAAADAGNPEAQYALATFYKEGTGVPKDVDKAVRLLQAASLADNVDAEVEYAIALFNGTGTPKNQAAAVALLRKAARQNSPIAQNRLARVLVSGLGVPVDKIEGLKWHLVAKTAGKGDPELDERLSELSPEDRAKVQEAAQKWTGTAGKSRLDGGTSAGHPVPKP; from the coding sequence ATGAAACTCCTGCGTCCCATATCGCTGCTTGCGAGCCTCCTGATGACGATGACCGGCGCCACCGCGCAGATCTCGCTGACGCCGCCGGCCGCGCAGCCGCCGGCCGCGAGTCCTCCGGCCGCGAAAAAGGAGGCGCCCAAACCAAAGGCGCCGACGGCAGCGAAAAAGTCCGCTGCGACACCGACACCGACGCCGGCCCCGTCGGCGCCGCCCAAGCCGGTGGTAACGACCAAGCCCGCGGCAACGCCGACACCCTCCCCTTCGCCGACGCCCGCTTTCGAGGATCCGAACGTCGACCTCGTCTACGGCGCCTATCAGCGCGGCCTCTACAAGACGGCCTTCGACCTAGCGACCACGCGCGCGCAATATAACGGCGACGCCAAGGCGATGACGATGCTGGGCGAGCTCTATGCCAACGGGCTCGGCATCAAGCGCAACTATGCGAAGGCCGCCGAGTGGTACCAGCGCGCGGCGGACGCCGGCGACCGCGAGGGCATGTTCGCGCTTGCCATGATGCGGCTGGCGGGCCGCGGCGGCCCCACCAATCGCGAGCAGGCGGTCAAGCTGCTGGCCTCTGCGGCCAAGCTCGGTAACCCCAAGGCGGCCTACAATCTGGCGCTGCTCTATCTCGACGGCAACACGCTGCCGCAGGACGTCCGGCGCGCCGCCGAGCTGCTGCGCGCCGCGGCCGACGCCGGCAACCCGGAAGCGCAATACGCGCTCGCGACCTTCTACAAGGAAGGCACCGGCGTGCCGAAGGACGTCGACAAGGCGGTGCGGCTGCTGCAGGCGGCTTCGCTGGCCGACAATGTCGATGCCGAGGTCGAGTATGCGATTGCGCTGTTCAACGGCACCGGAACGCCGAAGAACCAGGCCGCGGCGGTCGCGCTGTTGCGCAAGGCGGCGAGGCAGAACTCGCCGATCGCGCAGAACCGCCTCGCCCGCGTGCTCGTGAGCGGACTGGGGGTGCCGGTGGACAAGATCGAAGGCCTGAAGTGGCACCTTGTCGCCAAGACCGCCGGCAAGGGCGACCCCGAGCTGGACGAGCGGCTTTCGGAGCTCAGCCCCGAGGATCGCGCCAAGGTTCAGGAGGCGGCGCAGAAATGGACCGGTACCGCCGGCAAATCACGCCTTGACGGCGGCACATCAGCAGGGCACCCAGTCCCTAAGCCCTGA
- the fba gene encoding class II fructose-bisphosphate aldolase (catalyzes the reversible aldol condensation of dihydroxyacetonephosphate and glyceraldehyde 3-phosphate in the Calvin cycle, glycolysis, and/or gluconeogenesis), with protein sequence MARITLRQLLDHAAEHDYGVPAFNINNMEQALAIMEAASSLDAPVIIQASRGARSYANDVMLRHMMDAVTEIYPQIPVCVHLDHGNEPATCMTAIQAGFTSVMMDGSLKADGKTPGDWDYNVGVTKTVTDMAHLGGISVEGELGVLGSLETGMGDKEDGHGAEGKLSHDQLLTNPDEAVKFVKETKVDALAIAMGTSHGAYKFTRKPDGDILAMNVIEEIHRKLPNTHLVMHGSSSVPQDLQEIINANGGKMKPTWGVPVSEIQRGIKNGVRKINIDTDNRMAMTGQIRKVFKDNPEEFDPRKYLKPAMEAMAKLCKQRLQEFNTAGQASKIKKVLTTAEMARRYTRGELDPKVA encoded by the coding sequence ATGGCTCGCATTACCTTGCGCCAACTGCTCGATCATGCGGCAGAGCACGATTACGGGGTGCCGGCGTTCAACATCAACAACATGGAGCAGGCGCTGGCCATCATGGAGGCCGCCTCCTCGCTCGACGCCCCCGTCATCATCCAGGCCTCTCGCGGCGCGCGCTCCTATGCCAATGACGTCATGCTCAGGCACATGATGGACGCCGTCACCGAAATCTATCCCCAGATCCCGGTCTGCGTGCATCTCGACCACGGCAACGAACCTGCCACCTGCATGACCGCGATCCAGGCCGGCTTCACCTCCGTGATGATGGACGGCTCGCTGAAGGCCGACGGCAAGACCCCCGGCGACTGGGATTACAATGTCGGCGTGACCAAGACCGTCACCGACATGGCCCATCTCGGCGGCATCTCCGTGGAAGGCGAGCTCGGCGTGCTCGGTTCGCTCGAGACCGGCATGGGCGACAAGGAAGACGGGCATGGCGCCGAAGGAAAACTCTCTCACGACCAACTGCTGACCAATCCTGACGAAGCCGTGAAGTTCGTGAAAGAGACAAAAGTCGACGCGCTGGCGATCGCAATGGGCACCTCGCACGGCGCCTACAAGTTCACGCGCAAGCCGGACGGCGACATCCTCGCCATGAACGTGATCGAGGAGATCCACCGCAAGCTGCCGAACACGCATCTGGTGATGCACGGCTCGTCCTCGGTGCCGCAGGACCTGCAGGAGATCATCAACGCCAATGGCGGCAAGATGAAGCCGACCTGGGGCGTGCCGGTGTCCGAAATTCAGCGCGGCATCAAGAACGGCGTGCGCAAGATCAACATCGACACCGACAACCGCATGGCGATGACCGGGCAGATCCGCAAAGTCTTCAAAGACAATCCGGAAGAGTTCGATCCGCGCAAATACCTCAAGCCCGCGATGGAAGCGATGGCCAAGCTGTGCAAGCAGCGGCTGCAGGAATTCAATACCGCAGGCCAGGCCAGCAAGATCAAGAAGGTGCTGACGACGGCCGAAATGGCCAGGCGCTATACCAGGGGTGAACTGGACCCCAAGGTCGCCTGA